Proteins co-encoded in one Pristiophorus japonicus isolate sPriJap1 chromosome 30, sPriJap1.hap1, whole genome shotgun sequence genomic window:
- the LOC139240126 gene encoding actin-1-like, with product MSKSSPTAPQGPPACTEDFTKTAAVVMDNGTGYTKAGFAGDDKPSVVVHSLVGIPNQTGNDPRKGPDYYIGSAIPSDPWITKTQVVTKGIVTDWDALEMLMHHVFCHELRVAPEDQAVLLSDSPLSPTANREKSAELLFENFGVPAMYVAHQSVLSLYSTGRINGLIIESGLGVSYTVPIYNGYTLPHATYRLDLAGGRLSEYMAKLLEECGNTFSPEEMHIVHNIKETCCYVAQDFNKEMVANKSDYLTDYKLPDGHIITIGNQRFRCPESLFKPEAVGLTDPGLHVLAMKSLKKCKAKHRPELFNNIVLSGGSSMFPGLAERIQKEMGELVPSRFKLNVYASPQRKFSVWIGGSITASLNTFQSMWVCRKDYDEKGPAIVHRKCF from the coding sequence ATGAGCAaatcctcccccactgccccccagggGCCCCCCGCCTGCACAGAAGACTTCACCAAGACGGCGGCCGTGGTGATGGACAACGGCACCGGCTATACCAAGGCTGGCTTTGCCGGCGACGACAAGCCCAGCGTGGTGGTCCACTCCCTGGTGGGCATCCCCAACCAGACGGGCAACGACCCGCGCAAGGGGCCCGACTACTACATCGGCAGCGCCATCCCCAGTGACCCGTGGATCACCAAGACCCAGGTGGTCACCAAAGGCATCGTGACAGACTGGGACGCTCTGGAGATGCTCATGCACCACGTCTTCTGCCATGAGCTGCGGGTGGCCCCTGAGGATCAGGCGGTGCTGCTCTCCGACAGCCCGCTGTCGCCCACCGCCAACCGGGAGAAGTCGGCCGAGCTGCTGTTCGAGAACTTTGGGGTGCCGGCCATGTACGTGGCCCACCAGAGCGTGCTGTCGCTGTACTCCACCGGGAGGATCAACGGCCTGATCATCGAGTCGGGCCTGGGGGTCTCCTACACGGTGCCCATCTACAACGGCTACACATTGCCCCATGCCACCTACCGCCTGGACCTGGctgggggcaggctgagcgagtacaTGGCCAAGCTGCTGGAGGAGTGCGGCAACACCTTCAGCCCCGAGGAGATGCACATCGTGCACAACATCAAGGAGACCTGCTGCTACGTGGCGCAGGACTTCAACAAGGAGATGGTGGCCAACAAGAGCGACTACCTGACCGACTACAAGCTTCCCGACGGAcacatcatcaccatcggcaaccaGCGCTTCCGCTGCCCCGAGTCTCTGTTCAAGCCCGAGGCGGTGGGGCTGACTGACCCCGGCCTCCACGTGCTGGCCATGAAGAGCCTGAAGAAGTGCAAGGCCAAGCACCGGCCCGAGCTGTTCAACAACATCGTGCTGTCGGGCGGCTCCTCCATGTTCCCCGGCCTCGCCGAGCGCATCCAGAAGGAGATGGGCGAGCTGGTGCCCAGCCGCTTCAAGCTCAACGTCTACGCCTCGCCCCAGCGCAAGTTCTCGGTGTGGATTGGGGGCTCCATCACGGCCAGCCTCAACACCTTCCAGTCCATGTGGGTGTGTCGCAAGGACTACGACGAGAAGGGTCCGGCGATTGTCCATCGCAAGTGTTTCTGA
- the LOC139240267 gene encoding actin-1-like, with protein sequence MSKSSPTAPQGPPACTEDFTETAAVVMDNGTGYTKAGFAGDDKPSVVVHSLVGIPNQTGNDPRKGPDYYIGSAIPSDPWITKTQVVTKGIVTDWDALEMLMHHVFYHELRVAPEDQAVLLSDSPLSPTTNREKSAELLFENFGVPAMYVAHQSVLSLYSTGRINGLIIESGLGVSCTAPIYNGYTLPHATYRLDLAGGRLSEYMAKLLEDCGNTFSPEEMHIVHNIKETCCYVAQDFNKEMVANESDYLTDYKLPDGHIITIGNQCFRCPESLFKPEAVGLTDPGLHVLAMKSLKKCKAKHRPELFNNIVLSGGSSMFPGFAERIQKEMGELVPSRFKLNVYASPQRKFSVWIGGSITASLNTFQSMWVCRKDYDEKGPAIVHRKCF encoded by the coding sequence ATGAGCAaatcctcccccactgccccccagggGCCCCCCGCCTGCACAGAAGACTTCACCGAGACGGCGGCCGTGGTGATGGACAACGGCACCGGCTATACCAAGGCTGGCTTTGCCGGCGACGACAAGCCCAGCGTGGTGGTCCACTCCCTGGTGGGCATCCCCAACCAGACGGGCAACGACCCGCGCAAGGGGCCCGACTACTACATCGGCAGCGCCATCCCCAGTGACCCGTGGATCACCAAGACCCAGGTGGTCACCAAAGGCATCGTGACAGACTGGGACGCTCTGGAGATGCTCATGCACCACGTCTTCTACCATGAGCTGCGGGTGGCCCCTGAGGATCAGGCGGTGCTGCTCTCCGACAGCCCGCTGTCGCCCACCACCAACCGGGAGAAGTCGGCCGAGCTGCTGTTCGAGAACTTCGGGGTGCCGGCCATGTACGTGGCCCACCAGAGCGTGCTGTCGCTGTACTCCACCGGGAGGATCAACGGCCTGATCATCGAGTCGGGCCTGGGGGTCTCCTGCACGGCGCCCATCTACAACGGCTACACATTGCCCCATGCCACCTACCGCCTGGACCTGGctgggggcaggctgagcgagtacaTGGCCAAGCTGCTGGAGGACTGCGGCAACACCTTCAGCCCCGAGGAGATGCACATCGTGCACAACATCAAGGAGACCTGCTGCTACGTGGCGCAGGACTTCAACAAGGAGATGGTGGCCAACGAGAGCGACTACCTGACCGACTACAAGCTGCCTGACGGTcacatcatcaccatcggcaaccaGTGCTTCCGCTGCCCCGAGTCTCTGTTCAAGCCCGAGGCGGTGGGGCTGACTGACCCCGGCCTCCACGTGCTGGCCATGAAGAGCCTGAAGAAGTGCAAGGCCAAGCACCGGCCCGAACTGTTCAACAACATCGTGCTGTCGGGCGGCTCCTCCATGTTCCCTGGCTTCGCCGAGCGCATCCAGAAGGAGATGGGCGAGCTGGTGCCCAGCCGCTTCAAGCTCAACGTCTACGCCTCGCCCCAGCGCAAGTTCTCGGTGTGGATTGGGGGCTCCATCACGGCCAGCCTCAACACCTTCCAGTCCATGTGGGTGTGTCGCAAGGACTACGACGAGAAGGGTCCGGCGATTGTCCATCGCAAGTGTTTCTGA